The following proteins are co-located in the Polystyrenella longa genome:
- the leuB gene encoding 3-isopropylmalate dehydrogenase, protein MEANIVLLPGDGIGPEIVAQAERVIHAVAKKFGHTFHLESHDIGGIAIDKYGDPLPAATIAACKKSQAILLGAVGGPKWDDPTAKTRPEKGLLAIRKELDLFANLRPINPSKHLLDSSPLKREIVEGVDILFLRELTGGIYFGDSGRRENDTVAYNEMVYSVPEVERIVRLAGEAARGRRGKVTSVDKANVLEVSRLWRQVSDRIMKEEFSDLQYEVVLVDAMAMHLISRPKDFDVVVTGNMFGDILTDEASMLPGSLGLLPSASVGSSGPGLYEPIHGSAPDIAGTGKANPLATILATAMLFRHSLKLEEEAALIEQAVDTVLGAGHRTADIAYGQPSIGTVEMADHVLEQLN, encoded by the coding sequence GTGGAAGCCAATATCGTATTGTTACCCGGAGATGGGATTGGACCGGAAATTGTTGCTCAGGCGGAGCGCGTCATTCATGCTGTCGCGAAGAAATTCGGCCACACCTTCCATCTGGAGAGTCACGACATTGGTGGGATCGCCATTGATAAATATGGAGATCCTCTTCCCGCCGCGACCATCGCTGCCTGTAAAAAATCGCAGGCAATCTTGCTCGGAGCTGTCGGTGGGCCGAAATGGGATGACCCCACCGCCAAGACTCGCCCGGAAAAAGGCTTGCTGGCCATTCGCAAAGAGCTGGATCTGTTTGCCAACCTGCGACCCATCAACCCGAGCAAACATCTGCTCGACTCGTCACCACTGAAACGGGAAATCGTCGAAGGGGTGGATATCCTTTTCCTGCGAGAACTGACCGGCGGAATTTACTTTGGTGATTCAGGACGACGAGAGAATGATACCGTCGCCTATAACGAGATGGTTTATTCTGTACCTGAAGTGGAGCGAATCGTACGTCTGGCGGGCGAAGCGGCTCGGGGACGTCGGGGCAAGGTGACCTCCGTCGACAAAGCAAACGTACTTGAAGTCTCTCGTCTGTGGCGTCAGGTCTCGGACCGCATTATGAAAGAAGAATTCTCCGACCTGCAATATGAAGTGGTCTTGGTCGATGCGATGGCCATGCATCTGATTTCCAGACCGAAAGATTTCGATGTGGTCGTCACGGGAAATATGTTCGGAGACATTTTGACTGACGAAGCTTCGATGCTGCCCGGTTCGTTGGGGCTGTTGCCCTCGGCCTCGGTCGGTTCGAGCGGTCCGGGATTGTACGAACCGATTCATGGATCTGCCCCCGATATTGCCGGTACGGGTAAAGCGAATCCTCTGGCGACGATTCTGGCAACGGCGATGTTGTTCCGACACTCGCTGAAATTGGAAGAAGAAGCGGCCTTGATCGAACAGGCAGTCGACACTGTACTGGGTGCTGGCCACCGCACGGCAGACATCGCTTACGGGCAACCGAGCATCGGCACCGTCGAAATGGCCGATCATGTTCTGGAACAACTGAACTAA
- a CDS encoding AAA family ATPase yields the protein METAQIAEKISAKFNAAVTEVEKVIVGQTEVIEAVLVALFAEGNVLIEGVPGLGKTLLVTTLSRVLSCKSTRIQFTPDLMPSDVSGTSIYDMKTQEFIFNEGPIFTNLLLADEINRAPAKTQSALLEAMQERQVSVDGKTHKLSPPFITIATQNPIEQEGTYPLPEAQLDRFMFKLLIDYPPPSEEVGILKMYASGKDNRRLEQFDVSPVLTTEEILKIQNALPRIIVEDTVIEYIHQIISATRNWPSIEVGASPRAGVNLLLAARAMAACRGRDFVIPDDVKALAPWVLRHRLRLNPDAEIEGTEPDQVVLDILENVEAPRT from the coding sequence ATGGAGACGGCACAGATTGCTGAGAAGATTTCTGCGAAATTCAATGCCGCAGTCACTGAAGTAGAAAAGGTCATCGTCGGGCAAACCGAAGTGATCGAAGCTGTTCTCGTTGCGCTATTCGCGGAAGGGAACGTCCTGATTGAAGGCGTTCCTGGTTTGGGAAAGACGCTGTTGGTGACGACATTGAGTCGCGTGCTTTCCTGTAAATCGACCCGTATCCAATTTACACCTGACCTGATGCCGTCCGATGTCAGCGGGACGTCGATCTATGACATGAAGACCCAGGAGTTCATTTTCAACGAGGGACCGATTTTCACCAACCTGTTGCTGGCCGATGAGATCAACCGGGCACCCGCGAAGACTCAGTCTGCCTTGCTGGAAGCGATGCAGGAACGACAGGTCTCGGTGGATGGCAAGACGCACAAACTGTCGCCCCCTTTTATCACCATTGCGACCCAAAACCCGATTGAGCAGGAAGGGACCTACCCCTTGCCTGAAGCTCAGCTCGACCGGTTCATGTTCAAGCTGCTGATCGATTATCCGCCCCCCAGCGAAGAGGTCGGTATTTTGAAAATGTACGCTTCCGGAAAAGACAACCGACGGTTGGAACAGTTCGATGTCAGCCCGGTGTTAACTACGGAAGAGATCCTCAAGATTCAGAACGCTTTGCCTCGAATTATTGTCGAGGACACGGTGATTGAATATATCCACCAGATCATCAGCGCGACGCGTAACTGGCCGTCGATAGAAGTGGGGGCTAGTCCTCGCGCGGGGGTGAATTTATTGTTGGCCGCTCGAGCGATGGCTGCCTGCCGCGGACGCGACTTCGTGATTCCAGATGACGTGAAAGCCCTTGCTCCATGGGTGCTAAGGCATCGTCTACGGTTGAACCCGGATGCAGAAATTGAAGGCACCGAGCCCGATCAGGTCGTGTTGGATATCCTGGAGAACGTGGAGGCTCCCCGGACATGA
- a CDS encoding DUF58 domain-containing protein — MIPQPRLIVILLLLLIPFVAGIWIPVATTVGQYILVFLLVLLVVDLSLSSSFKHIKVERKVSEAMSVGVPNPVKLEIQNRNPQTVKLQLHDEPPQPSTIEGLPATVVLRPQRETDVTYHALPARRGKNSFGRLFLRMKSRFGFWLLFEERAIPQPVDIFPDIQTVRQVELLARQNRLAEAGVRMSRFLGRGSEFERLREYRRGDEYRSIDWKATARRRELISREYTVEKNQNLLFLLDCGRGMCNEVDNISHFDRALNSLILLSYVALRQGDTVGVLAFSNRLEQSVRPMRGKASLQKMVRQMYELQPRYESSDYALMAEQLRKRYRKRSLVILLTYAMDEVHLESISRQLRQIRSPHLMLTAFLMNEPLQARYEVVPENNLEAFQVAAAGEMIATQSKQLQRLRQSGLLVMESLPTQLSSRLINEYLDIKARHLL; from the coding sequence ATGATTCCCCAACCTCGGTTGATTGTGATCTTGCTACTACTGCTTATTCCGTTCGTGGCAGGGATCTGGATTCCCGTCGCGACGACGGTCGGTCAATATATACTCGTGTTTCTACTCGTGTTGCTGGTGGTCGATCTTTCCCTTTCTTCTTCGTTCAAGCACATTAAGGTCGAACGAAAGGTGAGCGAAGCGATGTCGGTCGGAGTGCCGAATCCGGTTAAGTTGGAAATCCAGAACCGCAATCCACAAACTGTGAAACTGCAACTTCACGATGAGCCACCGCAACCCTCGACTATCGAAGGCTTACCTGCGACCGTCGTTCTGCGTCCGCAGCGCGAGACTGATGTCACCTATCATGCACTGCCCGCGCGACGGGGGAAGAATTCTTTCGGACGATTATTCCTCCGTATGAAAAGTCGGTTTGGGTTCTGGTTGCTGTTTGAAGAACGGGCGATCCCCCAGCCGGTCGACATTTTTCCCGATATCCAAACTGTTCGACAGGTCGAACTTCTGGCCCGGCAGAATCGATTGGCGGAAGCGGGCGTTCGCATGTCACGATTTCTGGGACGAGGAAGCGAATTTGAACGCCTCCGGGAATACCGTCGCGGAGACGAGTACCGCAGCATCGACTGGAAAGCAACTGCCCGTCGCCGAGAGTTGATCAGCCGCGAATACACAGTGGAAAAGAATCAGAACCTCTTGTTCCTGCTCGACTGCGGTCGGGGAATGTGCAATGAGGTCGACAACATTTCGCACTTCGACCGGGCACTCAATTCGCTGATTCTGCTCAGTTATGTGGCACTGCGGCAGGGAGATACGGTGGGCGTCCTTGCCTTTTCCAATCGTCTCGAACAGTCCGTCCGGCCGATGCGAGGCAAAGCCTCGCTTCAGAAAATGGTCCGGCAGATGTACGAGCTGCAGCCTCGGTATGAGTCGTCGGATTACGCCCTGATGGCGGAGCAACTGCGAAAGCGGTACCGCAAACGGTCGCTGGTGATTCTGCTGACCTACGCAATGGACGAAGTTCATCTGGAATCGATCAGCCGCCAATTACGTCAAATTCGTTCACCCCACTTGATGTTAACCGCCTTTTTAATGAACGAGCCTCTTCAGGCAAGGTACGAAGTTGTCCCGGAAAACAATCTGGAAGCGTTTCAGGTCGCCGCAGCGGGAGAAATGATCGCGACCCAGTCCAAACAGTTACAGCGGCTGAGGCAGTCCGGTTTGCTGGTCATGGAATCGCTCCCGACACAACTTTCATCTCGGTTAATCAATGAATACCTCGATATCAAAGCCCGTCATCTGCTCTAG
- a CDS encoding DUF7133 domain-containing protein has translation MSLRWLSIPCLVLTLCLSWSASPLQAQDNYNASWIWQNGVKAWEDAPSGSVWFRQVVRSGGPSTGAMRLVSSDPFQVWVNGQEVGKGNGKELYRYSLNGIVGRGPNVIAVRVDHGEGQAGLFVDGEVRDQGGTSFPFDSNGDWLATSTKPDASWLTDDFNSEGWKKVTVSGAHPDSPWNELELKDSYLDRYALAPGYKIERIGEPELVGSLIAMTWGNNGRVIASQEGGPIVTITDENNDGIYDKTITYSDQMKNCQGLCTVLNDLYAVGQGPEGVGVYLLPDENNDGVADSIKLIGKNKSGVGEHGPHDVVWGPDGWLYHNMGNHAWMDAEMQPNSPAKHTYEGVLLQPSFKDAGGHASKITEPGGTIWRFTPDGSEWWRETSGFRNEYDIAFNKFGDLFTFDSDMEWDVGMPWYRPVRVNHCVPGAEFGWRTGSTKWPEYFLDSLPTTVDIGRGSPTGVIYYEHTQFPKSEQDSFLICDWSMGRIMAVPLKKEGASYNSDFMTIISGNPLNVSDIEVDRDGSMVFCVGGRRTEGGLYRVTYGDEKHEAVSATTIEELIALPQITSAWAREDAVAVKTAAGEEAWNQKLVEYARKGSPAEQIRALTLLSQLGPKPELSLLIELAGSKNVMVRSFVTLLLGDHPDKQTYLALESLLRDTDPMVARRACEAYVRLNQVPPKEPLIKLLSSEDRHVRFAARRSLEMIPAEQWKKDILASTNPSERTYGLLALTNLNAIEPNVLMEQVLDLQKFGRGGMTNRTLLETLRLASLAMMAGAEGQPVEQLGQKLLELFPTNSPDANIELARLLSHLDVAEATPKLVEYLEAAADQETQIRLAMFLSYKRNGWTPDLQRQYLSWYEGTRSWEGGNSFVPYLANIVSSGISKYSPEDRKALLLEGVSRPFASSLILNTSKPEEIADFESVVTTILSDAEQSKGAGSEELVNVLISSLGKSEQPAIRETLRTIYENTPDRREQLARVIAEKPQAEDWEVLTRTLAFGDNTTLQLCLNALRKLEQKPEAAEPMRQAILAGQKLGDQGGLVAVELLQGWTGKPHGKDKDVAAALAFYRTIYAEQFPKAPSAEMQKVDVAEAGFSLKQLMDYLENDPQGQKGDVEKGKVAFEKAKCAKCHRFGNEGANVGPDLTSVRRRFQRKEIIESILLPSQVISDQFRMVTVITDDGLIHNGMPVPDNTKPDSLVLLLSDATKIEIPKDQLDEEIPSKTSVMPTGLLKDLTLQEIADMFAYIETSKFNEPTK, from the coding sequence ATGTCATTGCGTTGGTTATCTATTCCCTGTTTGGTTTTAACCCTCTGTCTGTCCTGGAGTGCCAGTCCACTTCAAGCACAGGATAATTACAATGCCAGCTGGATCTGGCAGAATGGCGTGAAAGCCTGGGAAGATGCCCCGTCCGGTTCGGTCTGGTTCCGGCAGGTGGTTCGTTCAGGTGGTCCTTCTACAGGAGCCATGCGACTGGTCAGCAGTGATCCGTTTCAAGTCTGGGTGAATGGACAGGAAGTCGGTAAAGGCAACGGTAAAGAGCTGTATCGCTATTCTCTGAATGGTATCGTCGGTCGTGGACCGAACGTGATTGCCGTTCGGGTTGATCATGGTGAGGGACAAGCTGGCCTGTTCGTCGATGGCGAAGTTCGCGATCAGGGGGGGACGAGTTTTCCTTTCGATTCCAATGGCGATTGGCTGGCGACATCCACCAAACCGGATGCAAGCTGGTTAACCGATGACTTTAACAGCGAAGGCTGGAAGAAGGTCACTGTCTCCGGAGCTCATCCCGATTCTCCATGGAATGAACTGGAACTGAAAGATTCTTATCTGGATCGATACGCACTCGCACCGGGATACAAGATTGAACGAATTGGGGAACCTGAACTCGTGGGTTCACTTATCGCCATGACCTGGGGTAATAACGGTCGTGTGATCGCCTCTCAGGAAGGGGGACCGATCGTCACCATCACCGATGAAAACAACGATGGCATCTATGACAAAACGATTACCTATTCTGATCAGATGAAGAACTGCCAGGGATTGTGTACTGTCCTCAACGATCTGTATGCCGTTGGGCAGGGACCAGAAGGAGTGGGTGTCTATCTGTTACCAGATGAGAACAACGATGGTGTTGCCGACAGTATCAAGTTGATTGGAAAAAACAAAAGCGGCGTTGGCGAACATGGTCCACACGATGTAGTCTGGGGACCAGACGGATGGCTGTATCACAACATGGGTAACCATGCTTGGATGGATGCTGAAATGCAGCCGAATTCACCCGCGAAACACACTTACGAAGGGGTTCTGCTGCAACCCTCTTTCAAAGATGCGGGTGGCCACGCTTCGAAAATTACTGAGCCTGGCGGAACGATCTGGCGATTCACTCCCGATGGCTCCGAATGGTGGCGTGAAACATCTGGTTTTCGAAACGAATACGACATTGCCTTCAATAAATTCGGCGACCTGTTCACATTCGACTCCGACATGGAATGGGATGTAGGGATGCCCTGGTATCGCCCGGTACGGGTCAACCACTGTGTTCCCGGTGCCGAATTTGGTTGGCGAACTGGTTCCACCAAATGGCCGGAGTACTTCCTCGACTCCCTGCCAACGACCGTCGACATTGGTCGTGGTTCTCCCACCGGAGTCATCTATTACGAACACACCCAGTTCCCCAAAAGCGAACAGGATTCCTTCCTGATCTGCGACTGGTCGATGGGCCGTATTATGGCTGTGCCTCTTAAAAAAGAGGGAGCCTCTTATAATAGTGACTTCATGACGATCATCTCCGGAAACCCATTGAACGTTTCCGATATCGAAGTCGATCGTGATGGATCAATGGTCTTTTGCGTGGGGGGACGCCGCACCGAAGGGGGACTGTATCGAGTTACCTATGGCGATGAAAAACATGAAGCGGTCTCTGCTACTACGATTGAAGAGTTGATCGCACTCCCACAAATCACTTCGGCTTGGGCACGCGAAGATGCCGTCGCTGTTAAAACGGCTGCAGGCGAAGAAGCGTGGAACCAGAAACTGGTCGAGTATGCCCGTAAAGGTTCCCCTGCGGAACAGATTCGAGCGTTAACATTGCTGTCGCAACTCGGACCGAAACCAGAACTTTCCTTATTGATTGAACTGGCCGGCTCCAAAAATGTGATGGTTCGTAGTTTCGTGACTTTGCTGTTGGGAGATCATCCCGACAAACAAACTTACCTCGCACTGGAAAGCCTGCTTCGTGATACCGACCCGATGGTCGCTCGCCGAGCGTGTGAAGCTTACGTTCGTCTGAATCAGGTTCCCCCAAAAGAGCCGTTGATTAAACTGCTGAGCAGCGAAGATCGTCACGTGCGATTCGCCGCACGTCGTTCGCTGGAAATGATTCCGGCCGAACAGTGGAAAAAGGATATTCTCGCGTCGACTAATCCGAGTGAACGGACTTATGGCCTCCTTGCCTTAACTAATCTGAATGCGATTGAGCCGAACGTGCTGATGGAGCAGGTTCTCGATCTCCAGAAGTTCGGACGCGGTGGCATGACCAACCGAACGCTACTGGAAACATTGCGGTTGGCTTCCCTCGCCATGATGGCGGGTGCAGAAGGTCAGCCCGTGGAACAGTTGGGCCAGAAACTTCTGGAACTCTTTCCCACGAACTCGCCCGATGCGAATATCGAACTGGCACGATTGCTTTCTCATCTCGATGTGGCCGAAGCGACTCCGAAACTGGTTGAGTATCTGGAAGCTGCTGCGGATCAGGAAACTCAGATTCGTCTGGCGATGTTCCTCAGTTACAAACGGAACGGTTGGACGCCTGACCTGCAGCGTCAATATTTAAGCTGGTACGAAGGAACCCGCAGCTGGGAAGGGGGCAACAGTTTTGTTCCTTATCTCGCCAATATTGTCAGTTCGGGAATCAGTAAGTATTCCCCCGAAGATCGCAAAGCTTTGTTACTGGAAGGGGTGTCGCGGCCTTTCGCCTCGTCATTGATTCTCAATACGAGTAAACCGGAAGAGATCGCCGATTTCGAATCGGTTGTGACAACGATTCTATCGGACGCGGAACAGAGCAAAGGAGCTGGCTCGGAAGAACTGGTGAACGTGCTCATTTCGTCACTCGGTAAGAGTGAACAGCCCGCAATTCGGGAAACCTTGCGGACGATCTACGAGAACACTCCAGACCGCCGCGAGCAATTGGCGCGAGTCATCGCGGAGAAGCCTCAGGCAGAAGACTGGGAAGTACTCACCCGTACGTTGGCGTTTGGTGACAACACGACGTTGCAGTTGTGTCTGAATGCCCTGCGAAAGTTGGAGCAGAAACCAGAAGCAGCCGAACCGATGCGACAGGCGATTCTGGCCGGTCAGAAGTTGGGCGATCAGGGTGGTCTAGTGGCTGTCGAATTACTGCAGGGCTGGACGGGCAAGCCTCATGGTAAAGATAAAGACGTGGCCGCCGCTCTCGCTTTCTATCGAACGATTTACGCAGAGCAGTTCCCCAAAGCCCCTTCTGCTGAAATGCAGAAAGTCGATGTCGCCGAGGCAGGTTTCAGCCTTAAGCAGCTGATGGACTACCTGGAAAATGACCCACAAGGTCAAAAAGGGGACGTCGAAAAAGGGAAGGTTGCCTTTGAGAAAGCGAAGTGTGCTAAGTGTCACCGGTTTGGAAATGAGGGCGCGAACGTCGGTCCCGACCTGACCTCCGTGCGGCGTCGCTTCCAGAGGAAAGAGATCATCGAATCGATCCTCTTGCCGTCACAGGTCATTTCAGACCAGTTTCGGATGGTCACCGTCATTACCGACGATGGCCTGATCCACAACGGCATGCCGGTCCCGGATAACACCAAACCGGACAGCCTCGTACTCTTGTTGAGCGATGCGACGAAAATCGAAATCCCGAAAGACCAACTGGATGAGGAAATCCCGTCCAAGACATCGGTCATGCCGACCGGCCTGCTGAAGGATTTGACTCTTCAGGAAATCGCCGACATGTTTGCTTACATCGAGACGAGCAAATTCAACGAACCGACGAAATAA
- a CDS encoding tetratricopeptide repeat protein: MSRVSEFISVCTVLTLVLCGMTGCNTSNGWFANNEGVSAYKQGNYTLARNAFKRAAIDDPDNTNYQYNLAMAMKKQGDMQGAEQQLRQALNQRPDHQATNHGLAELLNKQGRSAEALQLMQQWVAVEPQLPQAHVELAWQQREMGNTAGAEAALQQALRLQPNNPVAQAQLGQLYHSTGRTPQAVAMYQNSLQNNWNQPEVHSRLASLQGPMSIQRERARTAAVNSPYTVPYGTATASLPGQWQAYQPGYAPTMTTMQQVPMMQSAQMAPTPITTGSVDADPAHSGTAATINR, translated from the coding sequence ATGTCCCGCGTAAGCGAATTCATTTCAGTCTGTACGGTATTAACGCTGGTTCTCTGTGGAATGACTGGCTGTAATACGTCCAATGGCTGGTTTGCGAATAATGAAGGGGTGTCAGCCTATAAACAGGGCAATTACACCCTGGCCCGAAATGCATTCAAACGGGCGGCAATTGACGATCCCGATAACACCAACTACCAGTACAACCTGGCCATGGCGATGAAAAAACAGGGCGATATGCAGGGGGCTGAGCAACAGCTTCGTCAAGCCTTGAACCAGCGTCCGGATCATCAAGCGACCAACCACGGACTGGCCGAACTACTCAACAAACAGGGACGCTCTGCCGAAGCGTTACAGCTAATGCAGCAATGGGTTGCCGTCGAACCACAATTGCCCCAGGCGCATGTGGAACTGGCTTGGCAACAACGGGAAATGGGCAACACTGCAGGAGCCGAAGCTGCCTTGCAGCAGGCATTGCGTCTGCAACCGAATAACCCGGTGGCTCAAGCTCAGCTGGGACAACTCTATCATTCGACCGGTAGAACTCCGCAAGCGGTCGCGATGTATCAGAATTCATTACAGAACAACTGGAACCAGCCTGAAGTTCACTCGCGGCTAGCCTCGCTACAAGGACCGATGTCGATCCAACGTGAACGTGCCCGGACTGCGGCGGTCAATTCGCCCTATACGGTTCCCTATGGAACGGCTACAGCCTCTCTGCCTGGTCAGTGGCAGGCTTATCAACCAGGCTATGCTCCGACAATGACGACGATGCAGCAGGTGCCCATGATGCAGTCGGCCCAAATGGCTCCGACTCCCATCACCACCGGCAGTGTTGATGCCGATCCGGCCCATTCCGGAACCGCCGCAACGATCAATCGTTAG
- a CDS encoding cytochrome-c peroxidase, whose amino-acid sequence MNKSIFLSTASLILLGGVSYSIADEPTVPVGLPAVIHPEDNPSTPEKIELGKLLYFDPRLSRDNDISCATCHDPKKGWSNGEPNAAGFEGSRGDRNSPTIINSAYFKSQFWDGRSATLEHQALGPIANPIEMNMSLDEAIDRLKKSKGYQDRFQKVFGTEPNSEGVAKALAAFERTVLSGNAPYDQYMAGKKEALSEAAERGLKLFKGAANCSACHSGPNFTDHAFHNIGVGVKEGKNTDVGRFAVSNLEGDTGSFKTPTLREIARTGPYMHDGSMETLKEVVEHYNKGGNANPYLDEEMFELGLTEEQISDLVTFMTEGLSSEDYPDIEPPAELPE is encoded by the coding sequence ATGAACAAGTCGATTTTTTTAAGTACAGCATCTCTGATTCTTCTGGGGGGCGTCTCGTATTCGATCGCCGATGAACCTACGGTTCCGGTCGGACTGCCCGCGGTGATTCACCCAGAGGATAATCCTTCCACTCCCGAAAAGATTGAACTGGGAAAACTGCTGTACTTCGATCCTCGGTTGTCGCGCGACAACGACATTTCCTGTGCAACCTGCCACGATCCGAAAAAGGGTTGGAGCAACGGGGAACCGAATGCTGCTGGTTTTGAAGGAAGCCGCGGAGATCGCAACTCGCCGACAATTATCAATTCAGCCTATTTCAAATCACAGTTCTGGGACGGTCGCTCCGCGACGTTAGAGCATCAAGCGCTGGGACCGATTGCCAACCCGATCGAGATGAACATGTCTCTCGATGAAGCGATCGATCGATTGAAAAAATCCAAAGGGTACCAGGACCGTTTTCAGAAAGTCTTCGGAACCGAACCCAACTCCGAAGGGGTCGCGAAAGCGCTGGCCGCGTTCGAGCGAACAGTCCTTTCCGGGAATGCTCCTTACGACCAATACATGGCAGGCAAGAAAGAAGCCCTGTCCGAAGCGGCTGAGCGTGGCCTGAAACTGTTCAAAGGTGCCGCGAACTGTTCGGCATGCCACAGCGGTCCCAACTTCACCGACCATGCGTTTCATAACATTGGTGTCGGCGTAAAAGAAGGTAAAAACACCGACGTCGGTCGATTCGCCGTGAGCAACCTGGAAGGCGACACGGGCTCTTTCAAAACTCCGACCCTTCGTGAAATTGCCCGCACTGGCCCTTACATGCATGATGGCAGCATGGAGACATTGAAGGAAGTCGTCGAACATTATAACAAAGGTGGCAATGCCAACCCTTACCTCGATGAAGAAATGTTCGAACTCGGTTTGACCGAAGAGCAAATTTCCGATCTCGTAACCTTTATGACTGAAGGTCTCTCCAGCGAAGATTACCCGGATATCGAGCCACCTGCGGAACTGCCTGAGTAA
- a CDS encoding YncE family protein, which produces MMMKAKRFALLTGCLSLSLACLAHAEEPEHETLVIDLDNPSGVAVHSETGNVYTASRFGVHRYEPKDHKAVFEVSGFPTDVYGKGPKYNIGPLGVGFLGDKHIVVGDGSRPDGEELVRVYELNGKKKSDADAVYTLGPIVKGEQTAKGEGNFYGVAVNESAIFVTCNGDDTKGWVSKADIAEGKPGELKPFIATKEATGTDAPVAITFSPDGSELVVGQMGEMNVPSDSLLTFYDPATGELKRSLKTELSDIAGLAYSPETSKLYAVDFSWVAPENGGLFELAVDGETVTATKIMSLDKPTSLAFGKEGQLYVTQFGSEPPEGAESAGSLIEIKAGL; this is translated from the coding sequence ATGATGATGAAAGCGAAAAGATTTGCCTTGCTGACTGGCTGTCTGAGTTTGTCTCTGGCCTGTCTCGCTCATGCGGAAGAACCTGAACACGAAACTCTCGTGATTGACTTGGACAATCCCTCTGGCGTTGCCGTTCACTCCGAAACAGGAAACGTCTACACCGCCAGTCGATTTGGCGTTCACCGATACGAGCCCAAAGATCACAAAGCTGTTTTTGAAGTCTCTGGCTTCCCTACCGACGTCTACGGTAAAGGACCGAAGTACAACATCGGACCATTGGGCGTGGGTTTCCTGGGCGACAAACACATCGTCGTGGGTGACGGTAGTCGTCCTGACGGTGAAGAACTCGTTCGTGTCTACGAACTAAATGGCAAAAAGAAAAGCGACGCCGACGCCGTCTACACACTCGGACCGATCGTCAAAGGGGAGCAGACTGCCAAAGGAGAAGGTAACTTCTACGGCGTCGCCGTTAATGAGTCTGCCATCTTCGTTACCTGTAATGGCGACGACACCAAAGGCTGGGTTTCCAAAGCTGATATCGCTGAAGGAAAACCGGGTGAACTGAAACCGTTCATCGCCACGAAAGAGGCAACCGGAACCGACGCTCCCGTCGCGATCACCTTCTCTCCAGATGGATCAGAACTGGTCGTTGGTCAGATGGGTGAAATGAATGTTCCCAGCGACAGTCTGTTGACCTTCTATGATCCCGCCACAGGCGAACTGAAACGGAGCTTGAAAACAGAACTGTCCGACATCGCTGGTCTGGCTTACAGCCCGGAAACCAGCAAACTGTACGCTGTCGATTTTTCATGGGTCGCACCTGAAAATGGTGGCCTGTTTGAACTGGCTGTAGATGGCGAAACTGTCACGGCCACTAAAATCATGAGCCTCGATAAACCAACCTCCCTTGCCTTCGGAAAAGAAGGTCAGCTGTATGTGACCCAATTTGGTTCGGAACCACCGGAAGGTGCTGAATCTGCCGGTTCGTTGATCGAAATCAAAGCAGGTCTGTAA
- a CDS encoding peroxiredoxin — MSVKIGQPAPEFSVQGYDRTKDGSDDQFSEYKLSNYQGKWVCLFFYPLDFTFVCPTEIVAFNNELDEFEDRDCVLLTASTDSAFSHKGWCDAHEDLGKLKIPMLADNNLELSRAFDVLDEAKGIAYRGVYLIDPNGVLRWMAVHDLGVGRNVEEVLRVLDALQTDKLCPCNWKKGEETLN; from the coding sequence ATGTCTGTAAAAATCGGACAGCCCGCCCCGGAATTTTCTGTCCAGGGTTACGACCGTACCAAAGATGGTTCTGATGATCAGTTTAGCGAGTACAAACTGAGTAACTATCAGGGCAAATGGGTTTGCCTCTTTTTCTATCCGCTCGACTTCACCTTCGTCTGCCCGACGGAGATCGTCGCGTTCAACAATGAGCTGGACGAATTCGAAGATCGTGATTGCGTTCTGCTGACCGCCAGTACGGATTCCGCTTTCTCTCACAAGGGATGGTGCGATGCTCACGAAGATCTCGGCAAGCTGAAAATTCCTATGCTGGCTGACAACAATCTTGAGTTGTCCCGAGCATTCGACGTACTGGACGAAGCGAAAGGGATCGCTTATCGCGGTGTCTACCTGATCGACCCGAACGGCGTCCTGCGTTGGATGGCCGTACACGATCTGGGTGTTGGCCGAAACGTAGAAGAAGTTCTGCGAGTCCTCGACGCTTTGCAGACCGACAAACTCTGCCCTTGTAACTGGAAAAAAGGTGAGGAAACCCTCAACTAA